A window of Candidatus Paracaedimonas acanthamoebae genomic DNA:
AGAACTTGAGCAGGCTCAAACTGTCGAACAGCAGTTGTCAGACGCAATGGAGCAAGCTTTTCCAGCAGATTCCCATGCTATCGAAAAATCGGAATCTCTTATTTCTTCAGAAATTGCCCAAGAAGTTTCACAAGCGGTAGAAAATCTTTCTCACTTCATCAGGCAAACTGGTGTACAAAAAGAAATTCTCAATTCCACGATGGAAGATATGGTTCGGGAATCTTTACAACCCCTCTTACGAACATGGATAGACCAGAATCTTTCAAAGCTCGTTAAAGAAATTGTGGCGGAACAG
This region includes:
- a CDS encoding DUF2497 domain-containing protein, translated to MPQAQIDKDMEEILSSIRQIIADDVEENTKNKSPKFSFEPALENKTVKKESKENTDEDILELTNMLPEDVYKGPLEKELEQAQTVEQQLSDAMEQAFPADSHAIEKSESLISSEIAQEVSQAVENLSHFIRQTGVQKEILNSTMEDMVRESLQPLLRTWIDQNLSKLVKEIVAEQLEKILKK